The following proteins are co-located in the Phycisphaerae bacterium genome:
- a CDS encoding RNA polymerase sigma factor: MNQVVTVLDEKTLQERLRTRAPQMRDTLEAQIPRALRAQISPDDILQDVWMTAFRTYRSFRGERSDSLDRWLTSIVNRALIDKLKYVNRQKRKGDHHIMANADADASSIANLAAMVISPEKTPSRVAASSEAAHAINDALETLPESMREAIRLKYIEGFQRPDIARVMQKSESAVGSLIYHGLQRLRKKLGSSGDRFFSDVLP, translated from the coding sequence ATGAACCAGGTTGTCACGGTTCTGGACGAGAAAACCCTTCAAGAACGCCTGCGGACCCGTGCGCCTCAGATGCGGGACACACTGGAAGCGCAAATCCCCCGCGCGCTGCGCGCGCAGATTTCCCCGGACGACATCCTCCAGGATGTCTGGATGACCGCTTTTCGAACCTATCGTTCCTTTCGAGGAGAGAGAAGCGATTCGCTCGACCGCTGGCTGACCAGCATCGTCAATCGAGCGCTGATTGACAAGCTGAAATACGTCAACCGGCAGAAACGCAAGGGCGATCACCACATCATGGCGAATGCGGACGCCGATGCCTCTTCCATCGCCAACCTGGCGGCGATGGTCATCTCTCCCGAGAAGACGCCCAGCCGTGTGGCCGCCTCCTCTGAAGCGGCCCACGCGATAAACGACGCGCTGGAAACGCTCCCGGAGTCGATGCGCGAGGCCATTCGGCTCAAGTACATCGAAGGATTCCAACGCCCGGACATCGCCCGGGTCATGCAAAAGTCCGAGTCCGCCGTGGGCTCGCTGATCTACCACGGATTGCAGCGGCTGAGGAAAAAGCTCGGTTCGAGCGGAGACCGGTTCTTTAGCGATGTCCTGCCGTGA
- a CDS encoding serine/threonine-protein kinase: MEPFASAPCASPSLDDLVARILEEERAGIPLSDEELRRRYPDDCPALLQAVHDARAIAAAAERARQAYDDSPPEFENQEDFSLLQQALSGYEILDTLGSGGQGAVYKAVQKSTHRTVALKILLGSRLTSTNHTHRFAREVEIASQLQHENIVRVFDGGFVLGRPYFAMEFVDGDPIDDFILRQRPSVEDRVRLFVEVCRAVSHAHQRGVIHRDLKSPNILVDLDGKPHVLDFGLAKCFDGTLETRDDLNLSLPGQVVGTLPYLSPEQALGRADDVDTRSDVYSLGVILYQMLTGAMPYPLDGTSDTIRGRIARDDPTSFRKALADAVSTPYDGEVKLPDDLEQIVRKALAKDKARRYQSADALAEDLERFLAGQPVGAKADSAMYILRKTIRRYRVQFAVAGAFVFVLVVALAGMFFMWRRADQLASTYLAGLQMGSYLRLGAVDRDAGRLDDAAALCRQVIEMSKLAPVKDDSILKLTADAHYHLAELCQGFKDMPAAWSHIGSALDYARRGSDAHPEDPEWRRLLGSAYIIQGRLQMDEEKYDEALKSFKEAQTIREALARENPTNVNLKSSWAAAERNLGHCYRRLKRQEQSRRHYQASLDIHRALFEADPQSLELGISLGIAERGLAGWYMVQKGHPYDLEARELLEKIKARFEKYEADARENSRAFEIFNVLKYTREDLAVLDRRAAKSGPQMTPIDRSDQADSSKSTGS, from the coding sequence TTGGAACCATTCGCTTCCGCGCCGTGCGCTTCTCCATCCCTGGACGATCTGGTTGCGCGCATCCTCGAAGAGGAGCGCGCCGGCATCCCCCTGTCCGACGAAGAGCTTCGACGACGGTATCCGGATGACTGTCCGGCCTTGCTTCAGGCGGTTCACGATGCGCGGGCCATCGCCGCCGCCGCGGAGCGCGCCCGACAGGCCTACGACGATTCCCCGCCGGAGTTCGAAAACCAGGAAGACTTCTCCCTTCTGCAGCAGGCGCTCTCGGGATACGAAATTCTCGACACCCTGGGCTCGGGCGGTCAGGGCGCGGTTTACAAGGCTGTCCAGAAGTCCACGCATCGAACCGTCGCGCTGAAGATCCTCCTGGGCAGCCGGCTGACCTCCACCAACCACACCCATCGTTTCGCCCGCGAAGTCGAGATTGCCTCGCAACTTCAGCACGAGAACATCGTTCGCGTCTTCGACGGCGGATTCGTCCTCGGCCGCCCCTACTTCGCCATGGAATTTGTCGACGGCGATCCCATCGACGACTTCATCCTTCGTCAAAGGCCCTCGGTCGAGGATCGCGTCCGGCTGTTTGTGGAGGTGTGCCGCGCCGTCAGCCACGCCCATCAGCGCGGCGTCATCCACCGCGACTTGAAGAGCCCCAACATCCTTGTCGATCTCGACGGCAAGCCGCACGTCCTGGACTTCGGCCTCGCCAAGTGCTTCGACGGAACCCTGGAGACCCGCGATGATTTGAACCTCTCCTTGCCGGGCCAGGTCGTGGGGACGCTCCCCTACCTCAGCCCCGAACAAGCCCTCGGACGAGCCGATGACGTCGACACCCGCTCGGATGTCTATTCGCTCGGCGTGATCCTCTACCAGATGCTCACCGGGGCCATGCCCTATCCGCTGGATGGCACGTCGGACACGATCCGCGGCCGGATCGCCCGCGACGATCCGACCAGTTTTCGTAAGGCGCTCGCCGACGCCGTTTCCACGCCCTACGACGGCGAGGTGAAGTTGCCCGACGACCTCGAACAGATCGTGCGCAAGGCCCTAGCCAAGGACAAGGCCCGCCGCTACCAGTCGGCCGACGCCCTGGCCGAGGATCTGGAGCGATTCCTTGCCGGCCAGCCGGTCGGCGCCAAGGCCGACAGCGCGATGTACATCTTGCGCAAGACGATCCGCCGATATCGCGTGCAGTTCGCCGTCGCGGGGGCGTTTGTTTTCGTTCTCGTGGTAGCGCTGGCGGGGATGTTCTTCATGTGGCGGCGGGCGGACCAACTGGCCTCGACTTACCTGGCGGGGCTGCAGATGGGATCGTACCTGCGGCTGGGCGCGGTTGATCGCGATGCGGGCCGCCTGGATGACGCGGCCGCCCTTTGTCGACAGGTGATCGAGATGTCGAAGCTGGCCCCCGTGAAGGACGATTCGATTCTCAAATTGACCGCCGACGCCCACTACCACCTGGCAGAGCTATGCCAGGGGTTTAAGGACATGCCCGCCGCCTGGTCTCACATCGGGTCGGCTCTGGATTACGCGCGCCGCGGGTCGGATGCTCATCCTGAAGATCCGGAATGGCGGCGGCTGCTGGGGTCGGCCTATATCATCCAAGGCAGATTGCAAATGGATGAGGAAAAGTATGACGAGGCCCTGAAGAGTTTCAAGGAAGCCCAGACGATTCGCGAAGCCTTGGCTAGGGAAAACCCGACCAACGTCAACTTGAAATCGAGTTGGGCCGCCGCAGAGCGAAATCTCGGACATTGCTATCGAAGACTGAAGCGTCAGGAGCAGTCCCGCCGCCATTACCAGGCTTCCCTCGACATCCATCGCGCGCTTTTTGAGGCCGATCCCCAATCCCTCGAGCTGGGGATCAGTCTGGGGATTGCCGAACGAGGTCTCGCGGGCTGGTACATGGTCCAAAAGGGCCACCCGTACGATCTCGAAGCGCGCGAGCTTCTGGAGAAGATCAAGGCGCGCTTCGAGAAGTACGAGGCGGACGCGAGGGAGAACAGCCGCGCGTTTGAAATTTTCAATGTCCTTAAGTACACGCGCGAGGATTTGGCGGTACTCGATCGCCGTGCCGCAAAATCCGGCCCCCAAATGACGCCGATCGACCGAAGCGATCAGGCCGACTCTTCAAAATCCACCGGCTCGTGA
- a CDS encoding carbamate kinase yields the protein MKVVVAIGGNALVTPGGPGDVADQFAHSRQMVRPLADLVERGWQVTVTHGNGPQVGNVMRRVELSSHVVYPIDLGLAVADTQAGMGYMIAQTLMNELLQRGIGRLCVALVTSVIVNDDDPAFAKPTKPIGPFLDAESARRHREKDGWIIIEDAGRGYRRVVPSPPPQHIVEIDAIRQIVDAGWLLVAGGGGGIPVIVNKKGELHGVEAVIDKDLTSAMIAAEVKADVLVLLTGVASVFVNFGKPDQKPLHRATISEVEKLVAQKQFPEGSMLPKIRAAVQFLQDRDDTEARAIITDWSDLPAALEGRTGTTITR from the coding sequence ATGAAAGTCGTCGTCGCTATCGGCGGGAATGCGCTGGTCACGCCCGGGGGGCCGGGCGATGTGGCCGATCAGTTTGCCCACAGCCGCCAGATGGTTCGGCCGCTGGCCGATCTCGTTGAGCGCGGCTGGCAGGTGACCGTGACGCACGGCAACGGGCCGCAGGTCGGCAACGTCATGCGGCGTGTCGAGCTTTCGTCGCATGTGGTCTATCCGATCGACCTGGGGCTGGCGGTCGCCGATACGCAGGCGGGCATGGGGTACATGATTGCCCAGACGCTGATGAATGAGCTGCTGCAACGGGGCATCGGGCGGCTTTGCGTTGCGCTGGTCACCAGCGTCATCGTGAATGACGACGATCCGGCATTTGCGAAGCCGACGAAGCCCATCGGACCGTTTCTCGATGCCGAATCGGCGCGGCGGCATCGCGAGAAGGACGGCTGGATCATTATCGAGGACGCGGGGCGGGGTTATCGCCGCGTCGTACCGTCGCCGCCGCCGCAACATATCGTGGAGATCGACGCTATTCGCCAGATCGTCGACGCGGGGTGGCTGCTCGTGGCGGGGGGCGGCGGGGGAATTCCGGTCATCGTGAACAAGAAGGGCGAGCTTCACGGCGTTGAGGCGGTCATCGACAAGGATCTGACCAGCGCGATGATCGCGGCCGAGGTCAAGGCCGATGTGCTGGTGCTGCTGACGGGCGTGGCGAGCGTTTTTGTGAATTTCGGAAAGCCCGATCAGAAGCCGCTGCACCGGGCAACGATCAGCGAGGTCGAAAAGCTCGTCGCCCAGAAGCAGTTCCCCGAGGGCTCGATGCTTCCCAAGATCCGCGCGGCCGTTCAATTCCTGCAAGACCGCGACGATACCGAGGCCCGGGCTATCATCACCGACTGGTCTGACCTGCCGGCGGCGCTCGAAGGCCGAACGGGAACGACGATCACGCGCTAG
- a CDS encoding ornithine carbamoyltransferase: protein MTMLTGRDYIETQDLTTEEINFLLETAKDLKAKYHRGEPTRLLTDQTVFLLFFDNSTRTRNAFEAGATQLGAHAHFLDSKVTQISHGETAKDTGIILGSMGHGIAIRHDLILDEGNKYMRQVAAATDVPVINMQCDIDHPTQTLADLMTIREVFGDDLRGRKIAVSWAYSPSYAKPLSVPQGLITLMTRFGMDVTLAHPPEYKLMDKCMRTARENAKAAGTKFEVVDSMDAAFKNADIVYPKSWGPYDLMLKRRDAKGDVEMKGIEEQMLAMNARYKPWICNAERMRLAKTKTAIYMHCLPADRNAEVTDDVIDGPQSVVFQEAENRLHTAKAIMASTMRQRPFAK, encoded by the coding sequence ATGACCATGCTGACCGGACGGGATTACATTGAGACGCAGGATCTGACGACGGAGGAGATCAACTTTCTCCTGGAGACGGCCAAGGACCTCAAGGCGAAGTATCATCGCGGGGAGCCGACGCGGCTACTGACGGACCAGACCGTGTTCCTGCTGTTCTTCGACAACAGCACGCGGACGCGAAATGCCTTTGAGGCCGGGGCGACGCAGCTTGGGGCGCACGCCCATTTTCTGGACAGCAAGGTCACGCAGATCTCGCACGGCGAGACGGCCAAGGACACCGGCATCATTCTCGGCTCGATGGGCCACGGCATCGCCATCCGCCACGACCTGATCCTCGACGAGGGGAACAAGTACATGCGCCAGGTCGCCGCGGCGACGGATGTGCCGGTCATCAACATGCAGTGCGACATCGACCATCCGACGCAGACGTTGGCGGATTTGATGACGATCCGCGAGGTGTTCGGCGACGATCTGCGCGGGCGAAAGATCGCCGTGTCGTGGGCGTATTCGCCGTCGTATGCCAAGCCGCTCTCCGTGCCGCAGGGGCTGATCACGCTGATGACGCGGTTCGGGATGGATGTCACGCTGGCCCATCCGCCGGAGTACAAGCTGATGGACAAGTGCATGCGCACCGCGCGGGAGAACGCCAAGGCGGCGGGGACGAAGTTCGAGGTCGTGGACAGCATGGACGCGGCGTTCAAGAACGCGGACATCGTCTACCCCAAGAGCTGGGGACCGTACGATCTGATGCTCAAGCGGCGCGACGCCAAGGGCGACGTCGAGATGAAGGGGATCGAGGAGCAGATGCTGGCCATGAACGCCCGGTACAAGCCGTGGATCTGCAACGCCGAGCGGATGCGGCTGGCCAAGACCAAGACGGCGATCTACATGCACTGCCTGCCCGCCGACCGCAACGCGGAGGTGACGGACGACGTCATCGACGGGCCGCAGTCGGTCGTGTTCCAGGAGGCGGAGAACCGGCTGCACACGGCGAAGGCGATCATGGCATCGACGATGCGGCAGCGGCCGTTTGCGAAGTAG
- the trpD gene encoding anthranilate phosphoribosyltransferase, which produces MTTNPDSLVDAVLGGRTLSEGESAAVFEAIMGGALSDERIEQLLLKMADRGETIDEIVGAARVLRSHATPIACDAPNAIDTCGTGGDGINTFNVSTAAALVAAGAGAVVAKHGNRSNSRASGSAEVMAALGVNVEAPPPVVERCLREIGFGFLHAARLHPAMGRVAAIRKKIGRPTIFNLLGPLANPARVRRQVVGVPRSELLRKIATALQRLGAIHVFVVHGEDGLCDLTITGPTQIMELSDDQLRESTVRPQDVGLAPAPLDVLRVTSAHESADAIRAILGGEKGPRRDHTLLNAAAALVVAGVAEKFGDGVRRAGEAIDSGAAAKVLDRLVELTRDAR; this is translated from the coding sequence ATGACGACCAACCCGGACAGTTTGGTCGACGCCGTCCTCGGCGGCCGCACGCTTTCGGAGGGCGAGAGTGCGGCGGTCTTTGAGGCGATCATGGGCGGGGCGCTTTCCGACGAGCGGATCGAGCAGCTTCTACTCAAGATGGCCGATCGCGGCGAGACGATCGACGAGATCGTCGGCGCGGCCCGGGTCCTGCGGTCGCACGCGACGCCGATCGCCTGCGACGCGCCCAACGCCATCGACACTTGCGGGACCGGTGGCGACGGAATCAACACGTTCAACGTCTCGACGGCCGCGGCGCTGGTCGCGGCCGGGGCGGGGGCCGTCGTGGCCAAGCACGGCAATCGCAGCAACTCGCGGGCGAGCGGCTCGGCCGAGGTGATGGCGGCGCTCGGTGTGAATGTCGAGGCCCCCCCGCCGGTCGTCGAGCGATGTCTGCGCGAGATCGGCTTCGGCTTTCTCCACGCTGCACGGTTGCATCCGGCGATGGGCCGTGTCGCCGCTATTCGCAAAAAGATCGGCCGACCGACGATCTTCAATCTGCTCGGGCCGCTGGCCAATCCGGCGCGGGTGCGACGGCAGGTGGTCGGCGTGCCGCGGAGCGAACTTCTGCGGAAGATCGCGACGGCTTTGCAAAGGCTTGGCGCGATCCACGTTTTTGTCGTGCATGGCGAAGACGGTCTTTGCGATCTGACGATCACGGGTCCGACTCAAATCATGGAACTTTCCGACGATCAATTGCGCGAATCCACGGTTCGGCCGCAAGATGTGGGATTGGCGCCCGCCCCCCTGGATGTTTTGCGGGTGACCAGCGCGCACGAAAGCGCGGATGCCATCCGCGCGATCCTGGGCGGCGAGAAGGGGCCGCGGCGCGACCACACACTGCTGAACGCCGCTGCCGCGCTCGTCGTCGCGGGGGTTGCGGAGAAGTTTGGCGACGGCGTCCGCCGTGCGGGCGAGGCGATCGACTCGGGCGCGGCCGCGAAGGTACTCGACCGGCTGGTCGAACTCACGAGGGACGCACGATGA
- the galK gene encoding galactokinase, whose protein sequence is MTRQSAGVNESPAIAAFCRRFPGVAPTASIVVPGRVNLIGEHVDYCGGIVLPMAIESSLRILTAPASKSYLSVFSETHDEFFECYLSDLERPVNGWPAYVVGVARELRRRDVMLGGIALAIGGDIPIGAGLSSSAALCAGIAMAILNVAGVTLPSFELAILCQDAEHFSVGVPCGIMDPLVCLSARRDNALRIDCRTGESRHVPWPSRDLVAIVVDSRIRRELAEAEYAVRESQCRVAETSLMQLDPRVGSLRDLAAAALISYQDRLDPVEFRRARHVVTEINRADRATDALVVGDADLFGRLMNESHASLRDDFECCPPQIDDLATVVRDCSGVYGARMTGGGFGGCVVALARRAAMPSVEQAVRERYDRRYGVTAQAWCCTPCQGATLTPLDHP, encoded by the coding sequence ATGACGCGGCAATCTGCGGGGGTCAACGAATCGCCGGCAATTGCGGCGTTTTGCCGCCGGTTTCCGGGGGTTGCGCCAACAGCTTCGATCGTGGTGCCGGGCCGCGTCAATCTGATCGGCGAGCATGTGGACTATTGCGGCGGGATTGTGCTGCCGATGGCCATTGAGTCCTCCCTGCGCATTCTGACGGCACCCGCGTCAAAGTCATACCTGAGCGTTTTCAGTGAGACCCACGACGAGTTCTTTGAGTGTTACCTCAGTGATCTCGAACGGCCGGTCAATGGATGGCCCGCCTACGTCGTCGGCGTGGCGCGCGAACTACGCCGCCGAGACGTTATGTTGGGCGGCATCGCGCTAGCCATCGGCGGCGACATTCCGATCGGTGCGGGGCTCTCGAGCAGCGCGGCGCTCTGCGCGGGCATCGCCATGGCGATACTGAACGTCGCCGGCGTCACGTTGCCGTCCTTTGAGCTGGCGATTCTTTGCCAAGATGCCGAGCACTTTTCGGTCGGAGTGCCCTGCGGCATTATGGACCCGCTGGTTTGTCTCTCCGCCCGCCGAGACAATGCCTTGCGCATCGACTGTCGCACGGGCGAGAGCCGGCATGTCCCGTGGCCCAGCCGCGACCTCGTCGCCATCGTCGTCGACAGCCGCATCCGCCGCGAACTGGCGGAGGCTGAGTATGCGGTGCGCGAGAGTCAATGCCGCGTGGCGGAAACGAGCCTGATGCAGCTTGATCCCCGCGTCGGCAGTCTTCGCGATCTCGCGGCGGCGGCGCTGATTTCGTATCAGGATCGCCTCGACCCCGTCGAATTCCGCCGTGCTCGCCATGTCGTGACGGAGATAAACCGGGCAGATCGGGCTACTGACGCGTTGGTAGTCGGCGATGCCGACTTGTTTGGCCGCTTGATGAATGAAAGTCATGCCTCGCTGCGCGACGATTTTGAATGCTGCCCGCCGCAGATTGACGATCTGGCTACGGTGGTTCGAGACTGCAGCGGCGTCTATGGTGCGCGGATGACTGGCGGGGGTTTTGGCGGGTGCGTCGTTGCACTGGCCCGGCGCGCGGCGATGCCGTCGGTCGAACAGGCGGTCCGCGAGCGCTACGATCGGAGGTACGGCGTGACGGCCCAAGCGTGGTGCTGCACGCCCTGCCAGGGAGCGACGTTGACGCCGCTTGACCATCCATGA
- a CDS encoding nucleoside hydrolase yields the protein MATPVLIDTDMGIDDAVAVSLALASKALDVRALVAVGGNTPVAQVVKNIGRLLKALSPPTAPIVGVGLDPQRDNPEPRAVHGTDGFGDSDLPEDPSLKTADYRDVYEQVLNGAAGEAVVIALGPLTNLAKIISDSPDLAAKIKHIHVMGGAVWARGSVNSVTEFNFQCDPPATEKVLSSGLPVTVAPLDVTNLVQVDDSHVSRMAASGYRTGEVLAKLLRFRLEQGTAPGHGKAFIHDAVAVGGLLWPELFLKTKMRLDIVTTGPDAGRSKPALGGAPAQKINLLTAVNAADLLENLLESLCHEAFVV from the coding sequence ATGGCGACGCCCGTTCTCATTGACACGGACATGGGCATCGACGACGCCGTCGCCGTCAGCCTCGCGCTGGCATCCAAAGCCCTCGATGTTCGCGCCCTCGTCGCCGTCGGCGGAAACACCCCGGTCGCACAGGTGGTCAAGAACATCGGCCGGCTTCTTAAGGCGCTTTCGCCGCCCACCGCGCCGATCGTGGGCGTCGGCCTCGATCCGCAAAGAGACAATCCCGAGCCCCGCGCGGTGCATGGAACTGATGGCTTCGGCGACTCCGACCTGCCGGAAGATCCTTCGCTGAAAACTGCGGATTACCGCGACGTTTACGAGCAAGTGCTCAACGGCGCGGCGGGCGAAGCCGTCGTGATTGCCCTGGGCCCGCTCACCAATCTGGCCAAGATCATCAGCGACTCGCCCGACCTCGCGGCGAAAATCAAACATATTCACGTCATGGGCGGCGCGGTCTGGGCGCGGGGCAGTGTGAACAGCGTGACCGAGTTCAACTTCCAGTGCGATCCGCCGGCTACGGAGAAGGTCCTTTCCTCCGGCTTACCCGTCACCGTCGCCCCGCTCGATGTCACCAATCTCGTGCAGGTCGATGATTCGCACGTATCGCGGATGGCGGCCAGTGGGTATCGCACCGGCGAAGTGCTCGCGAAGCTTCTGCGATTCCGCCTGGAGCAGGGCACCGCCCCCGGCCACGGCAAGGCCTTTATTCACGACGCGGTGGCCGTAGGCGGACTCCTATGGCCGGAGCTTTTCCTGAAAACGAAAATGCGTTTGGATATCGTCACCACGGGCCCGGACGCGGGGCGCTCGAAACCTGCCCTGGGCGGCGCTCCTGCGCAAAAAATAAACTTGCTCACGGCGGTGAACGCGGCCGACCTGCTCGAAAACTTGCTAGAATCCCTCTGCCACGAGGCGTTCGTGGTCTAG